In a single window of the Candidatus Margulisiibacteriota bacterium genome:
- a CDS encoding Fic family protein, whose amino-acid sequence MILSLTMSPPFELTSKILNLTAEISELLGRFRSLTSVKPEPKLRKQNKIKTIKSSLAIEGNSFTEEQITAILEGKRVIGPKREIIEVKNANLLYENLLDYSPYDLKSCLKAHHILMNDLVESAGSWRNKNVGVLDGTKVKHIAPKPDFVPKLMHDLFQWLKNDKDTHYLIKGAIVHYEMEFIHPFEDGNGRMGRFWQTLLLAKNMPIFEYIPIESLIEKKQKDYYLVLEKCDKAGKSTMFIEFMLLIIKQTLEDYFKDIKDATITVSDRLNSAKGSFKNGLFSRKDYMLIHKTISSATASRDLKVGLDQGLLSKSGDKNNTRYNFI is encoded by the coding sequence ATGATACTATCATTAACTATGAGCCCACCTTTTGAACTTACTTCTAAGATACTAAATCTAACTGCTGAGATTTCTGAATTATTAGGCCGGTTTAGAAGTTTAACCAGTGTAAAACCAGAACCTAAGCTAAGAAAGCAGAATAAGATCAAAACTATTAAGTCTTCTCTGGCTATTGAAGGCAACTCCTTTACTGAAGAACAAATTACAGCCATATTAGAAGGGAAACGTGTTATTGGTCCTAAACGTGAAATCATAGAGGTTAAGAATGCTAATTTACTTTATGAGAACCTTCTTGATTACAGTCCTTATGATTTAAAAAGCTGTTTAAAAGCACATCACATTTTGATGAACGATTTAGTGGAATCTGCTGGCTCTTGGCGAAATAAGAATGTAGGTGTTTTAGATGGTACAAAAGTAAAGCATATTGCCCCAAAGCCTGACTTTGTTCCCAAGTTGATGCATGATCTATTCCAATGGCTGAAAAATGATAAGGATACCCACTACTTAATTAAAGGGGCTATTGTTCATTATGAAATGGAGTTTATTCATCCCTTTGAAGACGGCAATGGACGAATGGGGCGTTTCTGGCAGACCTTATTGTTAGCAAAGAATATGCCCATCTTTGAGTATATCCCTATTGAGTCTCTGATTGAAAAGAAACAAAAAGACTATTATTTGGTCTTGGAAAAATGTGACAAGGCTGGCAAATCAACTATGTTTATTGAGTTTATGCTGTTGATAATTAAACAAACTTTAGAAGATTATTTTAAGGATATTAAGGACGCAACCATAACGGTATCTGATAGACTGAATAGTGCCAAAGGGTCTTTTAAGAATGGTTTGTTTTCCAGAAAAGATTATATGCTTATCCATAAAACTATTTCGTCAGCTACTGCCAGTAGAGATTTGAAGGTTGGCTTAGATCAAGGATTGCTCAGTAAATCTGGCGATAAGAACAATACAAGATATAACTTCATTTAA
- a CDS encoding acetate uptake transporter — protein sequence MPAINKKLTESAGAIIDNIANPSPLGLFGFGMTTILLNVHNVGLLGFDSMIMAMGICYGGIAQVIAGIFEFKKKNTFGATAFTSYGFFWLSLVVLIILPKLGLGAMATDQALAMYLFLWGVFTTGMFAATMRSAMELRWIFATLAILFFMLSFADFTGIAVVKTFAGIEGIVCGSLSVYYGFKQIYLETYK from the coding sequence ATGCCAGCAATAAATAAAAAACTTACCGAATCTGCAGGAGCGATAATTGATAATATCGCGAACCCTTCACCATTAGGTTTATTTGGGTTTGGGATGACCACAATTTTACTGAATGTTCATAATGTCGGGCTCTTGGGCTTTGACTCCATGATCATGGCCATGGGCATTTGCTATGGCGGTATTGCTCAGGTTATTGCCGGGATTTTTGAATTTAAGAAAAAGAATACATTTGGCGCGACCGCGTTTACCTCCTATGGTTTTTTCTGGCTGTCACTGGTTGTATTGATTATTCTGCCAAAACTGGGACTCGGCGCTATGGCCACAGACCAGGCTTTAGCTATGTATCTTTTCCTTTGGGGAGTTTTTACAACCGGAATGTTCGCGGCAACAATGCGCTCGGCCATGGAACTTCGTTGGATTTTTGCGACGCTGGCCATCCTTTTTTTCATGCTTTCATTCGCTGATTTCACAGGGATTGCTGTGGTCAAGACATTTGCCGGCATAGAAGGTATTGTTTGCGGTTCTTTGTCCGTGTACTATGGGTTTAAGCAGATTTATCTGGAAACCTATAAATAG
- a CDS encoding substrate-binding domain-containing protein, translating into MGKIRVLICLGVMLFGLALAEDIKIGSGSAPAENIFKPVKSAFESATSIVVSINSSGPKQAFLDLDKGIIDMAAAGLSYKDWLKFMETEGAKVANPDAYSAQVIGNDKIKVIVNKANNVKALSKDQLKDIFTGKVFNWKDVGGNDAPIVVVVAKLTAANSFFYGRILDGEPPLKDFEEVQTVNDLKKLIQTTPEAIGIGPVSVVDDSVNSVQIPIIARSITVITKGKPSAKVQKFLDFIKGDGQKLIKK; encoded by the coding sequence ATGGGAAAAATTAGAGTTTTGATTTGTTTGGGTGTAATGCTGTTCGGACTGGCACTTGCGGAAGATATAAAAATCGGTTCGGGCTCTGCTCCGGCTGAAAATATATTTAAACCCGTGAAAAGCGCTTTCGAATCAGCCACATCTATTGTGGTAAGCATCAATTCATCAGGCCCCAAACAGGCTTTTCTTGATCTGGATAAAGGTATTATTGATATGGCGGCAGCCGGACTTTCTTATAAGGACTGGCTCAAGTTTATGGAAACAGAAGGAGCGAAAGTGGCAAATCCTGATGCCTATTCTGCTCAAGTAATCGGCAATGACAAGATTAAAGTTATTGTAAACAAGGCCAATAATGTTAAAGCATTAAGCAAAGATCAGCTTAAAGACATTTTTACAGGGAAGGTGTTTAACTGGAAGGATGTAGGAGGGAATGACGCGCCTATAGTTGTCGTAGTTGCCAAATTAACAGCGGCTAACAGCTTTTTTTACGGCAGAATATTGGATGGAGAGCCTCCGCTAAAGGACTTCGAAGAAGTCCAGACTGTAAATGATCTGAAAAAATTAATTCAGACAACTCCGGAAGCCATTGGCATCGGCCCGGTTTCAGTTGTGGATGATTCGGTAAACAGTGTGCAGATACCTATCATTGCCAGGTCTATTACCGTAATAACCAAAGGCAAACCGTCAGCTAAAGTACAGAAGTTTCTTGATTTCATCAAAGGCGACGGACAGAAGCTGATTAAGAAGTAA
- a CDS encoding DUF2164 domain-containing protein encodes MLKIELIKEEKQRLIEKTQHFFNEERDEKLGVIAAEKILDFFVEELSKAFYNKGLDHAKNWFDKRLEELNFDYDSLYK; translated from the coding sequence ATGCTAAAAATCGAATTAATCAAAGAAGAAAAACAAAGATTAATAGAAAAAACTCAACATTTTTTTAACGAGGAGCGAGATGAAAAATTGGGAGTTATCGCAGCGGAAAAAATATTAGACTTCTTTGTGGAGGAACTTTCAAAAGCTTTTTACAATAAAGGTCTGGATCATGCTAAAAATTGGTTTGACAAAAGGCTGGAAGAACTTAATTTTGATTATGATAGTCTTTATAAATAG